The following coding sequences lie in one Takifugu rubripes chromosome 8, fTakRub1.2, whole genome shotgun sequence genomic window:
- the LOC101078603 gene encoding ATP-dependent RNA helicase DDX3X-like isoform X3: MSHVAVEGVHGLEQQLAVLDLTAADGQGGGNRRYIPPHLRNKDASKNAGNAFVAGRQAGYAIAPAANYGWDGGRNNFVNGYHDNRMPGGNSFNRGPPRMERGRGGVGGGYRGNRGGAFNPINPAQPMAFAGYEAKDAVGWNTAKDAYNNFGSNRGKSAFFNDRGNANRGRFEHGGFGGGGGNSRWVEESRDDGDWSKPTPRNERLEHELFSGSNTGINFERYDDIPVEATGHNCPHHIESFQDLDLGEIIMGNIALSRYTRPTPVQKYAIPIIKSKRDLMACAQTGSGKTAAFLLPILSQIYTEGPGEALNAAKASGQENGKYGRRKQFPISLILAPTRELALQIYDEARKFSYRSKVRPCVVYGGADIGQQIRDLERGCHLLVATPGRLVDMMERGKIGLDYCNYLVLDEADRMLDMGFEPQIRRIVEQDTMPHKGIRHTMMFSATFPKEIQILARDFLEDYIFLAVGRVGSTSENITQKVVWVEESDKRSFLLDLLSATVIPSEVQDNTGDNIEKPGKDSLTLVFVETKKGADALEDFLYREGYACTSIHGDRSQRDREEALSQFRSGKCPILVATAVAARGLDISNVKHVINFDLPSDIEEYVHRIGRTGRVGNLGLATSFFNDKNGNITKDLLDILGEAKQEIPSWLESLAYEHQHKSSTRGRSKRFAGGFGARDYRQTAAGGNAGGFAGRGRNQGGHGGARGFGGGGFGNFYTSDGYGGNYSHSQVDWWGN, encoded by the exons ATGAGTCATGTGGCCGTCGAAGGTGTCCACGGTCTggaacagcag TTGGCTGTACTGGACTTGACTGCAGCAGATGGACAAGGTGGAGGCAACA GAAGATACATTCCTCCACATTTAAGAAACAAGGATGCTTCCAAAAATG CAGGAAATGCCTTTGTTGCTGGCCGACAGGCGGGTTACGCCATTGCACCTGCAGCAAACT ATGGTTGGGATGGAGGACGCAACAATTTTGTAAATGGCTACCATGATAACCGCATGCCCGGTGGTAACTCCTTTAACCGTGGGCCACCTCGTATGGAGCGGGGAcgaggaggagttggaggaggtTACCGCGGTAACAGGGGTGGAGCCTTTAACCCCATCAACCCAGCACAGCCAATGGCCTTTGCTGGCTATGAAGCGAAAG ATGCCGTAGGCTGGAACACTGCTAAGGATGCCTATAATAACTTTGGGAGCAACAGGGGAAAATCAGCATTCTTTAATGATAGAGGCAACGCAAACAGAGGGAG GTTTGAGCACGGAGGATTTGGCGGCGGCGGAGGAAACAGCCGCTGGGTTGAGGAGTCCAGAGATGATGGTGACTGGTCCAAACCAACACCTCGTAATGAACGCCTTGAACA TGAGTTGTTTTCTGGCAGTAATACTGGGATTAATTTTGAGAGATATGATGACATTCCCGTTGAGGCCACAGGACACAACTGCCCTCACCACATTGAAAGT TTCCAAGATCTTGATCTGGGTGAGATTATCATGGGAAACATTGCTTTAAGTCGGTACACAAGACCGACTCCTGTCCAGAAGTATGCCATCCCCATTATCAAGTCAAAGCGAGACCTCATGGCCTGTGCACAGACAG GCTCTGGGAAGACTGCAGCATTCCTGTTGCCAATTCTCAGCCAAATCTACACCGAAGGACCAGGAGAAGCTCTTAATGCAGCCAAGGCCTCTGGACAG GAAAATGGAAAGTACGGCCGTCGCAAGCAGTTCCCGATTTCTCTGATCCTGGCTCCAACCAGAGAACTGGCTCTGCAAATATACGATGAAGCCAGGAAG TTTTCCTACAGATCCAAAGTGCGACCTTGTGTTGTCTATGGTGGAGCAGACATTGGTCAGCAGATCAGAGATCTGGAGAGaggctgccacctgctggtggcaACTCCAGGAAGACTGGTAGACATGATGGAGAGGGGAAAGATCGGGCTGGACTACTGCAA CTACCTGGTCTTAGATGAAGCTGATCGCATGCTGGATATGGGCTTTGAACCCCAGATAAGACGTATTGTGGAACAGGACACCATGCCACATAAAGGCATTCGACACACCATGATGTTCAGTGCTACCTTTCCTAAAGAGATTCAG ATCCTGGCCAGGGACTTCCTGGAGGACTATATCTTCCTGGCAGTGGGCCGAGTTGGCTCCACTTCTGAGAATATTACTCAGAAGGTGGTGTGGGTGGAGGAGAGTGACAAGAGGTCTTTTCTGCTGGACCTGCTCAGTGCTACAG TCATCCCCAGTGAGGTTCAGGACAATACTGGAGACAACATAGAGAAACCTG gaaaGGACTCGTTGACTCTGGTTTTTGTGGAGACAAAGAAAGGTGCTGATGCCTTGGAGGACTTCCTGTATCGAGAGGGGTATGCTTGCACCAGTATCCATGGTGACCGCTCCCAGAGAGATCGTGAGGAGGCCCTCAGTCAATTTAGATCAGGAAAATGTCCCATTCTGGTGGCCACAGCG GTAGCTGCTCGAGGTCTGGACATCTCCAACGTGAAGCATGTTATCAACTTTGACCTGCCCAGTGACATAGAGGAGTATGTCCACCGTATTGGACGTACAGGACGTGTCGGGAATCTGG GACTGGCAACATCTTTCTTTAATGATAAAAATGGGAACATCACTAAGGACCTACTGGACATCCTTGGTGAGGCCAAACAAGAAATTCCGTCTTGGCTCGAGAGCCTGGCCTATGAACACCAGCATAAGAGCAGCACCAGGGGGCGCTCTAAGAG GTTTGCTGGTGGCTTTGGAGCTCGTGATTATCGCCAGACTGCTGCAGGAGGCAACGCGGGAGGCTTTGCAGGACGTGGTCGCAACCAGGGAGGACATGGAGGGGCGCGTGGCTTTGGAGGAG gTGGTTTTGGTAACTTCTACACCAGTGATGGCTATGGAGGCAACTACTCACACTCTCAAGTTGACTGGTGGGGCAATTAG
- the LOC101078603 gene encoding ATP-dependent RNA helicase DDX3X-like isoform X4, translating to MSHVAVEGVHGLEQQLAVLDLTAADGQGGGNRRYIPPHLRNKDASKNGNAFVAGRQAGYAIAPAANYGWDGGRNNFVNGYHDNRMPGGNSFNRGPPRMERGRGGVGGGYRGNRGGAFNPINPAQPMAFAGYEAKDAVGWNTAKDAYNNFGSNRGKSAFFNDRGNANRGRFEHGGFGGGGGNSRWVEESRDDGDWSKPTPRNERLEHELFSGSNTGINFERYDDIPVEATGHNCPHHIESFQDLDLGEIIMGNIALSRYTRPTPVQKYAIPIIKSKRDLMACAQTGSGKTAAFLLPILSQIYTEGPGEALNAAKASGQENGKYGRRKQFPISLILAPTRELALQIYDEARKFSYRSKVRPCVVYGGADIGQQIRDLERGCHLLVATPGRLVDMMERGKIGLDYCNYLVLDEADRMLDMGFEPQIRRIVEQDTMPHKGIRHTMMFSATFPKEIQILARDFLEDYIFLAVGRVGSTSENITQKVVWVEESDKRSFLLDLLSATVIPSEVQDNTGDNIEKPGKDSLTLVFVETKKGADALEDFLYREGYACTSIHGDRSQRDREEALSQFRSGKCPILVATAVAARGLDISNVKHVINFDLPSDIEEYVHRIGRTGRVGNLGLATSFFNDKNGNITKDLLDILGEAKQEIPSWLESLAYEHQHKSSTRGRSKRFAGGFGARDYRQTAAGGNAGGFAGRGRNQGGHGGARGFGGGGFGNFYTSDGYGGNYSHSQVDWWGN from the exons ATGAGTCATGTGGCCGTCGAAGGTGTCCACGGTCTggaacagcag TTGGCTGTACTGGACTTGACTGCAGCAGATGGACAAGGTGGAGGCAACA GAAGATACATTCCTCCACATTTAAGAAACAAGGATGCTTCCAAAAATG GAAATGCCTTTGTTGCTGGCCGACAGGCGGGTTACGCCATTGCACCTGCAGCAAACT ATGGTTGGGATGGAGGACGCAACAATTTTGTAAATGGCTACCATGATAACCGCATGCCCGGTGGTAACTCCTTTAACCGTGGGCCACCTCGTATGGAGCGGGGAcgaggaggagttggaggaggtTACCGCGGTAACAGGGGTGGAGCCTTTAACCCCATCAACCCAGCACAGCCAATGGCCTTTGCTGGCTATGAAGCGAAAG ATGCCGTAGGCTGGAACACTGCTAAGGATGCCTATAATAACTTTGGGAGCAACAGGGGAAAATCAGCATTCTTTAATGATAGAGGCAACGCAAACAGAGGGAG GTTTGAGCACGGAGGATTTGGCGGCGGCGGAGGAAACAGCCGCTGGGTTGAGGAGTCCAGAGATGATGGTGACTGGTCCAAACCAACACCTCGTAATGAACGCCTTGAACA TGAGTTGTTTTCTGGCAGTAATACTGGGATTAATTTTGAGAGATATGATGACATTCCCGTTGAGGCCACAGGACACAACTGCCCTCACCACATTGAAAGT TTCCAAGATCTTGATCTGGGTGAGATTATCATGGGAAACATTGCTTTAAGTCGGTACACAAGACCGACTCCTGTCCAGAAGTATGCCATCCCCATTATCAAGTCAAAGCGAGACCTCATGGCCTGTGCACAGACAG GCTCTGGGAAGACTGCAGCATTCCTGTTGCCAATTCTCAGCCAAATCTACACCGAAGGACCAGGAGAAGCTCTTAATGCAGCCAAGGCCTCTGGACAG GAAAATGGAAAGTACGGCCGTCGCAAGCAGTTCCCGATTTCTCTGATCCTGGCTCCAACCAGAGAACTGGCTCTGCAAATATACGATGAAGCCAGGAAG TTTTCCTACAGATCCAAAGTGCGACCTTGTGTTGTCTATGGTGGAGCAGACATTGGTCAGCAGATCAGAGATCTGGAGAGaggctgccacctgctggtggcaACTCCAGGAAGACTGGTAGACATGATGGAGAGGGGAAAGATCGGGCTGGACTACTGCAA CTACCTGGTCTTAGATGAAGCTGATCGCATGCTGGATATGGGCTTTGAACCCCAGATAAGACGTATTGTGGAACAGGACACCATGCCACATAAAGGCATTCGACACACCATGATGTTCAGTGCTACCTTTCCTAAAGAGATTCAG ATCCTGGCCAGGGACTTCCTGGAGGACTATATCTTCCTGGCAGTGGGCCGAGTTGGCTCCACTTCTGAGAATATTACTCAGAAGGTGGTGTGGGTGGAGGAGAGTGACAAGAGGTCTTTTCTGCTGGACCTGCTCAGTGCTACAG TCATCCCCAGTGAGGTTCAGGACAATACTGGAGACAACATAGAGAAACCTG gaaaGGACTCGTTGACTCTGGTTTTTGTGGAGACAAAGAAAGGTGCTGATGCCTTGGAGGACTTCCTGTATCGAGAGGGGTATGCTTGCACCAGTATCCATGGTGACCGCTCCCAGAGAGATCGTGAGGAGGCCCTCAGTCAATTTAGATCAGGAAAATGTCCCATTCTGGTGGCCACAGCG GTAGCTGCTCGAGGTCTGGACATCTCCAACGTGAAGCATGTTATCAACTTTGACCTGCCCAGTGACATAGAGGAGTATGTCCACCGTATTGGACGTACAGGACGTGTCGGGAATCTGG GACTGGCAACATCTTTCTTTAATGATAAAAATGGGAACATCACTAAGGACCTACTGGACATCCTTGGTGAGGCCAAACAAGAAATTCCGTCTTGGCTCGAGAGCCTGGCCTATGAACACCAGCATAAGAGCAGCACCAGGGGGCGCTCTAAGAG GTTTGCTGGTGGCTTTGGAGCTCGTGATTATCGCCAGACTGCTGCAGGAGGCAACGCGGGAGGCTTTGCAGGACGTGGTCGCAACCAGGGAGGACATGGAGGGGCGCGTGGCTTTGGAGGAG gTGGTTTTGGTAACTTCTACACCAGTGATGGCTATGGAGGCAACTACTCACACTCTCAAGTTGACTGGTGGGGCAATTAG
- the LOC101078603 gene encoding ATP-dependent RNA helicase DDX3X-like isoform X1, which yields MSHVAVEGVHGLEQQLAVLDLTAADGQGGGNRRYIPPHLRNKDASKNEFQTLSSCSAGNAFVAGRQAGYAIAPAANYGWDGGRNNFVNGYHDNRMPGGNSFNRGPPRMERGRGGVGGGYRGNRGGAFNPINPAQPMAFAGYEAKDAVGWNTAKDAYNNFGSNRGKSAFFNDRGNANRGRFEHGGFGGGGGNSRWVEESRDDGDWSKPTPRNERLEHELFSGSNTGINFERYDDIPVEATGHNCPHHIESFQDLDLGEIIMGNIALSRYTRPTPVQKYAIPIIKSKRDLMACAQTGSGKTAAFLLPILSQIYTEGPGEALNAAKASGQENGKYGRRKQFPISLILAPTRELALQIYDEARKFSYRSKVRPCVVYGGADIGQQIRDLERGCHLLVATPGRLVDMMERGKIGLDYCNYLVLDEADRMLDMGFEPQIRRIVEQDTMPHKGIRHTMMFSATFPKEIQILARDFLEDYIFLAVGRVGSTSENITQKVVWVEESDKRSFLLDLLSATVIPSEVQDNTGDNIEKPGKDSLTLVFVETKKGADALEDFLYREGYACTSIHGDRSQRDREEALSQFRSGKCPILVATAVAARGLDISNVKHVINFDLPSDIEEYVHRIGRTGRVGNLGLATSFFNDKNGNITKDLLDILGEAKQEIPSWLESLAYEHQHKSSTRGRSKRFAGGFGARDYRQTAAGGNAGGFAGRGRNQGGHGGARGFGGGGFGNFYTSDGYGGNYSHSQVDWWGN from the exons ATGAGTCATGTGGCCGTCGAAGGTGTCCACGGTCTggaacagcag TTGGCTGTACTGGACTTGACTGCAGCAGATGGACAAGGTGGAGGCAACA GAAGATACATTCCTCCACATTTAAGAAACAAGGATGCTTCCAAAAATG AATTTCAAACACTATCTTCGTGTTCAGCAGGAAATGCCTTTGTTGCTGGCCGACAGGCGGGTTACGCCATTGCACCTGCAGCAAACT ATGGTTGGGATGGAGGACGCAACAATTTTGTAAATGGCTACCATGATAACCGCATGCCCGGTGGTAACTCCTTTAACCGTGGGCCACCTCGTATGGAGCGGGGAcgaggaggagttggaggaggtTACCGCGGTAACAGGGGTGGAGCCTTTAACCCCATCAACCCAGCACAGCCAATGGCCTTTGCTGGCTATGAAGCGAAAG ATGCCGTAGGCTGGAACACTGCTAAGGATGCCTATAATAACTTTGGGAGCAACAGGGGAAAATCAGCATTCTTTAATGATAGAGGCAACGCAAACAGAGGGAG GTTTGAGCACGGAGGATTTGGCGGCGGCGGAGGAAACAGCCGCTGGGTTGAGGAGTCCAGAGATGATGGTGACTGGTCCAAACCAACACCTCGTAATGAACGCCTTGAACA TGAGTTGTTTTCTGGCAGTAATACTGGGATTAATTTTGAGAGATATGATGACATTCCCGTTGAGGCCACAGGACACAACTGCCCTCACCACATTGAAAGT TTCCAAGATCTTGATCTGGGTGAGATTATCATGGGAAACATTGCTTTAAGTCGGTACACAAGACCGACTCCTGTCCAGAAGTATGCCATCCCCATTATCAAGTCAAAGCGAGACCTCATGGCCTGTGCACAGACAG GCTCTGGGAAGACTGCAGCATTCCTGTTGCCAATTCTCAGCCAAATCTACACCGAAGGACCAGGAGAAGCTCTTAATGCAGCCAAGGCCTCTGGACAG GAAAATGGAAAGTACGGCCGTCGCAAGCAGTTCCCGATTTCTCTGATCCTGGCTCCAACCAGAGAACTGGCTCTGCAAATATACGATGAAGCCAGGAAG TTTTCCTACAGATCCAAAGTGCGACCTTGTGTTGTCTATGGTGGAGCAGACATTGGTCAGCAGATCAGAGATCTGGAGAGaggctgccacctgctggtggcaACTCCAGGAAGACTGGTAGACATGATGGAGAGGGGAAAGATCGGGCTGGACTACTGCAA CTACCTGGTCTTAGATGAAGCTGATCGCATGCTGGATATGGGCTTTGAACCCCAGATAAGACGTATTGTGGAACAGGACACCATGCCACATAAAGGCATTCGACACACCATGATGTTCAGTGCTACCTTTCCTAAAGAGATTCAG ATCCTGGCCAGGGACTTCCTGGAGGACTATATCTTCCTGGCAGTGGGCCGAGTTGGCTCCACTTCTGAGAATATTACTCAGAAGGTGGTGTGGGTGGAGGAGAGTGACAAGAGGTCTTTTCTGCTGGACCTGCTCAGTGCTACAG TCATCCCCAGTGAGGTTCAGGACAATACTGGAGACAACATAGAGAAACCTG gaaaGGACTCGTTGACTCTGGTTTTTGTGGAGACAAAGAAAGGTGCTGATGCCTTGGAGGACTTCCTGTATCGAGAGGGGTATGCTTGCACCAGTATCCATGGTGACCGCTCCCAGAGAGATCGTGAGGAGGCCCTCAGTCAATTTAGATCAGGAAAATGTCCCATTCTGGTGGCCACAGCG GTAGCTGCTCGAGGTCTGGACATCTCCAACGTGAAGCATGTTATCAACTTTGACCTGCCCAGTGACATAGAGGAGTATGTCCACCGTATTGGACGTACAGGACGTGTCGGGAATCTGG GACTGGCAACATCTTTCTTTAATGATAAAAATGGGAACATCACTAAGGACCTACTGGACATCCTTGGTGAGGCCAAACAAGAAATTCCGTCTTGGCTCGAGAGCCTGGCCTATGAACACCAGCATAAGAGCAGCACCAGGGGGCGCTCTAAGAG GTTTGCTGGTGGCTTTGGAGCTCGTGATTATCGCCAGACTGCTGCAGGAGGCAACGCGGGAGGCTTTGCAGGACGTGGTCGCAACCAGGGAGGACATGGAGGGGCGCGTGGCTTTGGAGGAG gTGGTTTTGGTAACTTCTACACCAGTGATGGCTATGGAGGCAACTACTCACACTCTCAAGTTGACTGGTGGGGCAATTAG
- the LOC101078603 gene encoding ATP-dependent RNA helicase DDX3X-like isoform X9 — protein sequence MSHVAVEGVHGLEQQLAVLDLTAADGQGGGNRRYIPPHLRNKDASKNEFQTLSSCSAGNAFVAGRQAGYAIAPAANYGWDGGRNNFVNGYHDNRMPGGNSFNRGPPRMERGRGGVGGGYRGNRGGAFNPINPAQPMAFAGYEAKDAVGWNTAKDAYNNFGSNRGKSAFFNDRGNANRGRFEHGGFGGGGGNSRWVEESRDDGDWSKPTPRNERLEHELFSGSNTGINFERYDDIPVEATGHNCPHHIESFQDLDLGEIIMGNIALSRYTRPTPVQKYAIPIIKSKRDLMACAQTGSGKTAAFLLPILSQIYTEGPGEALNAAKASGQENGKYGRRKQFPISLILAPTRELALQIYDEARKFSYRSKVRPCVVYGGADIGQQIRDLERGCHLLVATPGRLVDMMERGKIGLDYCNYLVLDEADRMLDMGFEPQIRRIVEQDTMPHKGIRHTMMFSATFPKEIQILARDFLEDYIFLAVGRVGSTSENITQKVVWVEESDKRSFLLDLLSATGKDSLTLVFVETKKGADALEDFLYREGYACTSIHGDRSQRDREEALSQFRSGKCPILVATAVAARGLDISNVKHVINFDLPSDIEEYVHRIGRTGRVGNLGLATSFFNDKNGNITKDLLDILGEAKQEIPSWLESLAYEHQHKSSTRGRSKRFAGGFGARDYRQTAAGGNAGGFAGRGRNQGGHGGARGFGGGGFGNFYTSDGYGGNYSHSQVDWWGN from the exons ATGAGTCATGTGGCCGTCGAAGGTGTCCACGGTCTggaacagcag TTGGCTGTACTGGACTTGACTGCAGCAGATGGACAAGGTGGAGGCAACA GAAGATACATTCCTCCACATTTAAGAAACAAGGATGCTTCCAAAAATG AATTTCAAACACTATCTTCGTGTTCAGCAGGAAATGCCTTTGTTGCTGGCCGACAGGCGGGTTACGCCATTGCACCTGCAGCAAACT ATGGTTGGGATGGAGGACGCAACAATTTTGTAAATGGCTACCATGATAACCGCATGCCCGGTGGTAACTCCTTTAACCGTGGGCCACCTCGTATGGAGCGGGGAcgaggaggagttggaggaggtTACCGCGGTAACAGGGGTGGAGCCTTTAACCCCATCAACCCAGCACAGCCAATGGCCTTTGCTGGCTATGAAGCGAAAG ATGCCGTAGGCTGGAACACTGCTAAGGATGCCTATAATAACTTTGGGAGCAACAGGGGAAAATCAGCATTCTTTAATGATAGAGGCAACGCAAACAGAGGGAG GTTTGAGCACGGAGGATTTGGCGGCGGCGGAGGAAACAGCCGCTGGGTTGAGGAGTCCAGAGATGATGGTGACTGGTCCAAACCAACACCTCGTAATGAACGCCTTGAACA TGAGTTGTTTTCTGGCAGTAATACTGGGATTAATTTTGAGAGATATGATGACATTCCCGTTGAGGCCACAGGACACAACTGCCCTCACCACATTGAAAGT TTCCAAGATCTTGATCTGGGTGAGATTATCATGGGAAACATTGCTTTAAGTCGGTACACAAGACCGACTCCTGTCCAGAAGTATGCCATCCCCATTATCAAGTCAAAGCGAGACCTCATGGCCTGTGCACAGACAG GCTCTGGGAAGACTGCAGCATTCCTGTTGCCAATTCTCAGCCAAATCTACACCGAAGGACCAGGAGAAGCTCTTAATGCAGCCAAGGCCTCTGGACAG GAAAATGGAAAGTACGGCCGTCGCAAGCAGTTCCCGATTTCTCTGATCCTGGCTCCAACCAGAGAACTGGCTCTGCAAATATACGATGAAGCCAGGAAG TTTTCCTACAGATCCAAAGTGCGACCTTGTGTTGTCTATGGTGGAGCAGACATTGGTCAGCAGATCAGAGATCTGGAGAGaggctgccacctgctggtggcaACTCCAGGAAGACTGGTAGACATGATGGAGAGGGGAAAGATCGGGCTGGACTACTGCAA CTACCTGGTCTTAGATGAAGCTGATCGCATGCTGGATATGGGCTTTGAACCCCAGATAAGACGTATTGTGGAACAGGACACCATGCCACATAAAGGCATTCGACACACCATGATGTTCAGTGCTACCTTTCCTAAAGAGATTCAG ATCCTGGCCAGGGACTTCCTGGAGGACTATATCTTCCTGGCAGTGGGCCGAGTTGGCTCCACTTCTGAGAATATTACTCAGAAGGTGGTGTGGGTGGAGGAGAGTGACAAGAGGTCTTTTCTGCTGGACCTGCTCAGTGCTACAG gaaaGGACTCGTTGACTCTGGTTTTTGTGGAGACAAAGAAAGGTGCTGATGCCTTGGAGGACTTCCTGTATCGAGAGGGGTATGCTTGCACCAGTATCCATGGTGACCGCTCCCAGAGAGATCGTGAGGAGGCCCTCAGTCAATTTAGATCAGGAAAATGTCCCATTCTGGTGGCCACAGCG GTAGCTGCTCGAGGTCTGGACATCTCCAACGTGAAGCATGTTATCAACTTTGACCTGCCCAGTGACATAGAGGAGTATGTCCACCGTATTGGACGTACAGGACGTGTCGGGAATCTGG GACTGGCAACATCTTTCTTTAATGATAAAAATGGGAACATCACTAAGGACCTACTGGACATCCTTGGTGAGGCCAAACAAGAAATTCCGTCTTGGCTCGAGAGCCTGGCCTATGAACACCAGCATAAGAGCAGCACCAGGGGGCGCTCTAAGAG GTTTGCTGGTGGCTTTGGAGCTCGTGATTATCGCCAGACTGCTGCAGGAGGCAACGCGGGAGGCTTTGCAGGACGTGGTCGCAACCAGGGAGGACATGGAGGGGCGCGTGGCTTTGGAGGAG gTGGTTTTGGTAACTTCTACACCAGTGATGGCTATGGAGGCAACTACTCACACTCTCAAGTTGACTGGTGGGGCAATTAG